The sequence CCGTACCGTCCAGCAAGCTCCCATCTGGATGAGCACCGATTTACGCGATGGCAACCAATCGTTGATCGAGCCCATGAGCATCGCCCAGAAGCTGGAATTTTTCGACATGCTGGTGCAAATCGGCTTCAAGGAAATCGAAGTCGGGTTTCCCTCCGCATCGCAGACAGACTTTGATTTCGTGCGCACGCTGATTGAAGAAAAACGCATTCCGGACGACGTCACCATCGAAGTACTCGTGCAATCGCGCGAGGCCCTGATCGCTCGCACCTTCGAAGCCCTGCAAGGCGTGCCACGCGCCATCGTGCATCTGTACAGCGCGCTGTGCCCGTCATTTCGCAAGATCGTGTTCAACCAGCCGAAAGAAGAAGTCAAGGCACTGGCCGTGGAAGGCACTCGCCTGATCCGGCAATACGCCGACGCCCAGCCAGAAACTCACTGGATTTATCAGTATTCGCCGGAAACCTTCAGCATGACCGAGCTGGCCTTCGCCCGCGAGGTGTGCGACGCAGTAGCGCAAACCTGGCGCCCGACGCGCCAGCACAAGATGATTCTCAATCTGCCCGCGACTGTCGAAGCCGCCATGCCGAACGTCTACGCCGATCAGATCGAGTGGATGGACCGCAATCTTGGTTATCGGGACAGCATCGTGCTGTCCGTGCATCCGCACAACGACCGGGGCACGGCCGTGGCTGCTGCCGAACTGGCATTGCTGGCGGGGGCAGACCGGATCGAAGGATGCTTGTTCGGCAACGGCGAGCGCACCGGCAACGTCGATCTCGTGACACTCGCGTTGAACCTGTACACCCAGGGAATCGACCCCGGCCTCGACTTCTCGGAAATCGACGCCGTGCGCCGCGTGGTGGAACGCTGCAACCAGATTCCGGTGCACCCACGCCATCCGTATGCGGGGGATCTGGTCCATACAGCGTTTTCCGGCTCGCACCAGGACGCGATTCGCAAAGGGTTTGCCCAGCAACAGCCCGGCGCTTTTTGGGAAGTGCCTTATCTGCCCATCGACCCCGCTGATATCGGGCGCAATTACGATGCCGTGATTCGCGTCAATAGCCAGTCTGGCAAGGGTGGTTCAACCTATTTGCTGGAGCGCGGCATGGGCTTTACGCCGCCACGCCGGGTGCAAATTGAATTTAGTCATGCGGTGCAGGCCGTGACTGATGAATCTGGCGAGGAAATGACCGGCGCTGCAATCTGTGCGCTTTTCGCTCGTGAATACTTCGATGTGGCAGGCCCGCTGCAGCGCGCTAGCGGCAAGGGCCTGCACTGGAATAGCCGGGACATTCCAGTGCCGAATGTCAGCGCGGCCGCCGGTGCCAGCATGCCGGAAACGCAAGCGCACGCGATTAGCCAGGCGCTCCAGCCGTTTGCCGGACAGCCGGTCGAAATAACGTCGTATGAAATGCTGCATACCGCTAATGGCCAGG is a genomic window of Paraburkholderia bonniea containing:
- the leuA gene encoding 2-isopropylmalate synthase, producing MLRNPENKYRPFAAPQLSGRKWPSRTVQQAPIWMSTDLRDGNQSLIEPMSIAQKLEFFDMLVQIGFKEIEVGFPSASQTDFDFVRTLIEEKRIPDDVTIEVLVQSREALIARTFEALQGVPRAIVHLYSALCPSFRKIVFNQPKEEVKALAVEGTRLIRQYADAQPETHWIYQYSPETFSMTELAFAREVCDAVAQTWRPTRQHKMILNLPATVEAAMPNVYADQIEWMDRNLGYRDSIVLSVHPHNDRGTAVAAAELALLAGADRIEGCLFGNGERTGNVDLVTLALNLYTQGIDPGLDFSEIDAVRRVVERCNQIPVHPRHPYAGDLVHTAFSGSHQDAIRKGFAQQQPGAFWEVPYLPIDPADIGRNYDAVIRVNSQSGKGGSTYLLERGMGFTPPRRVQIEFSHAVQAVTDESGEEMTGAAICALFAREYFDVAGPLQRASGKGLHWNSRDIPVPNVSAAAGASMPETQAHAISQALQPFAGQPVEITSYEMLHTANGQVAVFAGCRIGGQAPCFGVGIGSDEADAVLDALVSGINRAVASTLWPVAAQKAAA